From the genome of Streptomyces xanthophaeus:
AGCGGGGCGCCGGTCCTGATCAGCAGGGCGGTCGGCAGGGCCGCGAGCAGGAGGACGCCGACCGCGCACCAGAGGGTGGTGGTGTAGGAGGCGAGCAGCCGGGCGAACACGTCGGTGTCGTCCGAGACCTGGCTCATGCGGTTCATGAGGACGGTGCCGAGCACCGCGCCGCCGATCGACTGCCCCAGATGGTGGGCCGCGCCCAGGGCCGCCGAGGCCGCACCCGTGTGCTGCGGGGCCACTCCGGCGGTCGCGATGGCGTAGAGCGGGACGAGGGTCAGGCCCAGGCCGATGCCGGTGAGCAGCATGCCCGGCAGCACCCCGATCGTGTACGTGGCGGCGCCGCCCACACCGGCCAGCAGGGCCAGACCGAGGGCCGTGACCAACAGGCCCGGCAGGATCAGGACGCGCGGCGCGAGGCGGGGCAGCAGGCGCGCGGAGACCTGGGTGGCGGCCACGAGGGCCGCGGCGGCCAGGGGCAGATGGGCCGTACCGGACACGCCCGGGCCCTCGCCGCGGATCTGCTGGGCGAAGAAGCCCAGGGCCGGGAGGAGGGCGACCACGGCGACGCCGGTGCAGAGGAGGACCAGGAGGGCGGCGAGGCGGCTGCGGTCGGCGAGGACGTACGCCGGGAGCAGCGGGCCGGACGTCCGGGTCTGCCACCACAGGAAGGCGGCGAGCAGCACGATGCCGCCCACGATCAGCGACAGGCTCAGGGCGAGGCTCCAGCCGACCGTCTCGACCTCGGCGAGGCCGTAGGTCAGGGCGGCGGATCCCGCCGTGCCGAGGAGTACGCCGAGTCCGTCGAACCGGGCGCCGGTGCGGCCCGGACGGCCGGGCAGCAGGGTGAGCGCGCCGATCAGGGCGAGCACGGCGAACGGAACGACCGACCACAGGGCCCAGCGCCAGTCCAGGGTCTCGGCGAGCCACCCGCCGGTGAACACGCCGAGCGTACCGCCGCCCGCGGCGACCGCCGTGTAGATCCCGAAGGCCCGGCCGCGTTCGCGCGGGTCGGTGAATCCGGTGGCAACCAGGGACAGCGCGGCCGGGACGAGCAGGGCGGCGAAGGCGCCCTGCAGGGCACGGGAGGTGATCAGCAGCCCGGAGCTGTCGGCGGCGCCGCCGAGTACGGCGGCCACCGCGCATCCGATCAGGCCGGTCACCAGCATCCGCCGGGCCCCGAGCAGGTCGACGAGGTGCCCGCCGAGCAGCAGCAGTCCGCCGAGGGCGACCAGGTAGGCGCTGAAGACCGGACCGAGGCCGTCGTAGCCGAGGCTGAATTCGGCATGGATCCGCGGTCCGAGCAGGTTGAACTGCGCCGCTTCGACCAGCACCAGCAGCTGTGTCAGGGCGAGGACCGCGAGGCCCCACCAGCGCCTCGGGTGCGGGGGCGCGGGGAGGGGCGGGTCGCCGGGGACGGTGCCCGGGGGCGGGCCGAATCCGTCCGCGGGACCGAAGTGGCCGGGGGCCGTGGGGGCGTACGCGGGCGGCGGAGGCGGTGTCCGGTACGGGGAGGCGTCCTGCCGGGACTGCGGCGGCACGAGGCGGGGATCCGACGTCTTCTCGACGGGCGTCTTCTCGACGGGGCTCTTCTCTGCGGGGGTCTTCTCTGCGGGCGTCTCTTCGACCGGGGCCCCGCCGACGGCTCCCGCTCCGGCTCCGGCTCCTACGGGTGACGCCGGGGCGTAGTCCAGCAACTGCGCCGCATGTCGGCCCAGTTGGGCCAGCACCTTGCCGGGGAGCCATTCCCCATCGACGTCCGCCGCCGTACGCTCCGCCACCTCATCGGGGGTGGGCCGCCGGGCCGGGTCCTTGTGCAGGCACGCGCCGACGAGGCCGGCCAGCGAATCCGGAACCCCGGTCAGGTCCGCCTCGTCCTCGGCGACCCGGAAGAGGTGGGCGTTCAGACCGGTGTCCTTGGCGCCGAAGAGCATGCGCCCCGTGGCGGCGTACACGAGGACTGCACCGAGGCAGAAGACATCGCTGGCGGGGGTCAGTTCGAGACCGCGGACCTGTTCCGGGGACATGAACCCCGGCGAACCGATCAGCATGCCGGTGCGGGTGTGCAGGCTGTCCCCGGTCAGGCTGTCCATCGCCCGCGCGATGCCGAAGTCGATGACGCGGGGCCCGTCGACGGTGACGAGCACGTTGGAGGGCTTCAGGTCGCGGTGGATCAGACCCGCCTCGTGCACGGCCCGCAGGGCGAGGGCGAGCCGGTTGGCGAGGGTCCGCACCGAATCCTCGGGCAGCGGACCGAACTGCCGGGCGACCACGGTCTGCAGGTCGGGCCCCGGGATGTACTGGGTCGCCACCCAGGGCACGGCGGCCTCGGTGTCGGCGTCGAGCACCGCCGCCGTCCAGCTGCCGCCCACCCGCCGCGCGGCGGCCACCTCGCGGGCGAACCTCCGGCGGAATTCCGGGTTCCCGGCGAACTCCGTCTGGACCACTTTCACGGCAACGGTACGGCCGCCCTCGGAGCGGCCCAGATAGACCAGTCCCATGCCACCCGCACCCAGCCGGGCGATCAGGCGGTACGGTCCAATACGGCTCGGGTCTTCGGCGATCAGCTGATCCACGGACCGAAGGATAGTGCAACTATCCAATGTGCGGGGACCATCAGGCGAAATGCCTTCCCGGCCGCTCGCCGCGCACCTCCGGCCGTCCGTCCGACAGCCGGTGCCGGAGCCGGAGCCCGTCCCTGTCGCGGACCCGGTCCCGGTCCCTGTCCCTGTCCCTGTCCCGGAACGAGCCCGTCACCACGCGCGAGACGCCGGGTATGGCCACCGAGCGGGCCCAGACCACGAGCAGGACCGGCAGCGCCAGGTAGCCGAAGCGGCCCGCCGGGGCCAGGAGGAAGGCCAGTGTGAGGCCGAGGGCGAGGCGGTCGGCGGCGGCCGCCACCGTACGCGGCGGCCGGGCGAGCAGGGAGAGGGCCACCGCGAGGCCTCCCGCCAGCAGCAGGCCCACCGTCAGGTACCAGCCCCAGGATCCCAGTCCGGCCAGCAGGTGCCCGGGCAGCGGGCTGCTCGCCGGGGTCGGCACCTCCGCCCGCCCGGTGGGGAAGGCGAACACCTGGCGCCACAGCTCCGCCGGCTGGAGCAGTACCGCCGGCAGCACCAGCAGGGCCGTGCCGCCGGCCGCCACCAGCGCGCAGCGCACCGCCGGCCGCCCGCCCCGGCAGACCGCGAGCAGGGCGACGGCCACCGCGACCGCGGGCAGCGCCGTCCACTTCAGCGCGCACGCCCCGGCGAGGGCCGCCCCGGCCAGGACGGGCCGCCCGGCTGCCGCGGCCGCCAGCGCCAGGCAGCAAAGTCCGGCCAGCGGCAGGTCCACCCCGCTCACCGCCAGGGGCAGCGCCACCACCGGCGAGGCCACCAGGACCGGCAGCAGCCGGTCCCCTGCACCGCCGGGTGTACGGCCCGGCCCGCCACCCAGCAGCCGCCGGGCCGCCCACAGGCAGCCGAACAGCACGGCCGCGCACCAGATCCGGGCGTCCCCCAGCAGCCGTACCGCCCAGCCGTCGCCGCTGCCGTCGCCCCCGAGCAGCGCCCGCGGTATGCCGAGCAGCGCCATGCCCGGCAGGTACGGCGTGTACTCCTCGACGTGCGCGGGCCGGTCGACGTAGAGCCGGCCGGACTCCAGCAGGAGCCGCGCGGACCGTTCGACGACCGTCACCTCCGACTGCCCCTGCCCCGTCAGGACCAGCCACAGCAGTGGTACGGCGACGGCGCCCAGCAGGGCGGTGGCGAGCGCCGCACGACGGCGGCCGAGTGCGGTGGCCGCCGCGGCCCCGAGGTATCCGGCGGCGGCACACCAGCCCCACAGCCGGTGCGGCGCCAGCGAGGAGAACAGGGGGAAGGACAGCGCCCACACGGCGGCGAGCAGCCAGCCGGTGGCCCACCGGGCGGTAAGGGAAAAGGTCATGGGCCCATTCCAGCCGCGGGGCCCGGCCGGGTCTGCACAGCCAGGTCGACGGTCGGCGGTGGGGTTTCCCCTACCTTTCCCCTCCTCCCCCCTCCCTTCGTGCATGCGAAAGGGGCACGACCCCATCGGGTCGTGCCCCTCGCTCAGATGTCACCGGGCCCTGAGCGGGCCCTCAGACCTCAGGGCTCGGACCTCAGGCCTCAGTCCTCAGGCCTCCGGGTTACCGCCGAACCGCTCGCGGTAGGACTCCAGGTCCTCCTCGGTGACGCGCGCGAACAGCACGGGCGGCACGGTGAACGGGGTGCCGGCCGGCACGGCGTCCAGGGACCGGGCCTGCTCCGGCGTGATCCACGTGGCGGTGTCGTCGGCGAGCGCGAAGGAGGAGCGGATGGTACGCGCCGAGGCCGGGATGAACGGCTCGGAGACCACCGAGTAGAGGTGGATGAGG
Proteins encoded in this window:
- a CDS encoding MDR family MFS transporter, which gives rise to MDQLIAEDPSRIGPYRLIARLGAGGMGLVYLGRSEGGRTVAVKVVQTEFAGNPEFRRRFAREVAAARRVGGSWTAAVLDADTEAAVPWVATQYIPGPDLQTVVARQFGPLPEDSVRTLANRLALALRAVHEAGLIHRDLKPSNVLVTVDGPRVIDFGIARAMDSLTGDSLHTRTGMLIGSPGFMSPEQVRGLELTPASDVFCLGAVLVYAATGRMLFGAKDTGLNAHLFRVAEDEADLTGVPDSLAGLVGACLHKDPARRPTPDEVAERTAADVDGEWLPGKVLAQLGRHAAQLLDYAPASPVGAGAGAGAVGGAPVEETPAEKTPAEKSPVEKTPVEKTSDPRLVPPQSRQDASPYRTPPPPPAYAPTAPGHFGPADGFGPPPGTVPGDPPLPAPPHPRRWWGLAVLALTQLLVLVEAAQFNLLGPRIHAEFSLGYDGLGPVFSAYLVALGGLLLLGGHLVDLLGARRMLVTGLIGCAVAAVLGGAADSSGLLITSRALQGAFAALLVPAALSLVATGFTDPRERGRAFGIYTAVAAGGGTLGVFTGGWLAETLDWRWALWSVVPFAVLALIGALTLLPGRPGRTGARFDGLGVLLGTAGSAALTYGLAEVETVGWSLALSLSLIVGGIVLLAAFLWWQTRTSGPLLPAYVLADRSRLAALLVLLCTGVAVVALLPALGFFAQQIRGEGPGVSGTAHLPLAAAALVAATQVSARLLPRLAPRVLILPGLLVTALGLALLAGVGGAATYTIGVLPGMLLTGIGLGLTLVPLYAIATAGVAPQHTGAASAALGAAHHLGQSIGGAVLGTVLMNRMSQVSDDTDVFARLLASYTTTLWCAVGVLLLAALPTALLIRTGAPLRPRGVSRGIDVVPQPGAGTRDRPN
- a CDS encoding glycosyltransferase 87 family protein — translated: MTFSLTARWATGWLLAAVWALSFPLFSSLAPHRLWGWCAAAGYLGAAAATALGRRRAALATALLGAVAVPLLWLVLTGQGQSEVTVVERSARLLLESGRLYVDRPAHVEEYTPYLPGMALLGIPRALLGGDGSGDGWAVRLLGDARIWCAAVLFGCLWAARRLLGGGPGRTPGGAGDRLLPVLVASPVVALPLAVSGVDLPLAGLCCLALAAAAAGRPVLAGAALAGACALKWTALPAVAVAVALLAVCRGGRPAVRCALVAAGGTALLVLPAVLLQPAELWRQVFAFPTGRAEVPTPASSPLPGHLLAGLGSWGWYLTVGLLLAGGLAVALSLLARPPRTVAAAADRLALGLTLAFLLAPAGRFGYLALPVLLVVWARSVAIPGVSRVVTGSFRDRDRDRDRDRVRDRDGLRLRHRLSDGRPEVRGERPGRHFA